Proteins from a single region of Companilactobacillus farciminis KCTC 3681 = DSM 20184:
- a CDS encoding NAD(P)/FAD-dependent oxidoreductase yields the protein MAHILVLGAGYGGLRAARDLAKSTPAGTQIDLIDKNEKHVEKTALHTIAAGTNRADAVSFDVRSVLPSNVNFIKATVSKLDLDNKTVEFSDHEDITYDYIVVSLGFRSEDFGLEGASENALILQDLETAQNIYKTINQNIANYKKSNDPADLSIIVCGAGFTGVEILGELVDTVKILKAKYEVPEIKVTCLEMATRILPMFDENLATYAVDYLDKNGIKLLTGAKIKKIEPKSVVYMDGDTEKSVEGSTIIWTVGVSGSDVIKDSGIDARRNRVMTTEFLNLEAHPEAYFIGDDSAIIPKGEERPYPTTGQLATAEGSGAAFNIAAALNGKDLKPFIYHSMGTVASLGQNHGIAEITDKNLKFKGPFASLLKHLSADRGIMEIAGIKTAIKKGTI from the coding sequence ATGGCACATATTTTAGTACTAGGCGCTGGATATGGTGGCTTGAGAGCTGCTCGTGACTTAGCTAAGAGTACCCCAGCGGGAACACAAATTGATTTAATTGATAAAAATGAAAAACACGTTGAAAAGACTGCTTTGCATACTATTGCAGCAGGAACTAATCGTGCTGATGCAGTTAGCTTTGATGTTCGTTCAGTTCTACCTTCAAATGTTAACTTTATCAAGGCAACCGTTTCAAAACTTGATTTAGATAACAAAACAGTTGAGTTCTCTGACCACGAGGACATTACCTATGATTACATCGTTGTTTCATTGGGCTTCCGTTCTGAGGACTTTGGACTAGAAGGCGCTAGCGAAAATGCCTTGATTCTTCAAGATCTTGAAACTGCTCAAAATATCTACAAGACTATCAATCAAAATATTGCTAACTACAAGAAATCAAACGATCCAGCCGATTTGAGTATCATCGTATGTGGTGCTGGATTTACTGGTGTCGAGATTCTTGGTGAACTAGTTGATACAGTCAAAATCCTAAAAGCTAAATATGAAGTACCAGAAATTAAAGTAACTTGCTTGGAAATGGCTACGAGAATCCTTCCTATGTTCGATGAGAACCTTGCAACTTACGCCGTCGACTATTTAGATAAGAACGGCATTAAATTGCTCACAGGCGCTAAAATCAAGAAAATTGAACCTAAGTCCGTTGTCTACATGGATGGAGATACTGAAAAGAGTGTTGAAGGAAGTACTATCATCTGGACCGTTGGTGTCAGTGGCTCAGACGTTATCAAAGATTCCGGCATCGATGCTAGAAGAAATCGTGTTATGACAACCGAATTCCTTAACCTCGAAGCACATCCTGAAGCTTACTTTATCGGTGATGATTCAGCTATTATTCCTAAGGGTGAAGAACGCCCTTATCCAACAACTGGTCAATTAGCAACTGCTGAAGGTAGTGGTGCTGCCTTTAATATCGCTGCTGCATTGAATGGCAAAGACTTGAAACCATTCATCTACCACTCAATGGGAACAGTCGCATCTCTAGGTCAAAACCATGGTATTGCTGAAATCACTGACAAGAATTTGAAGTTCAAGGGACCATTTGCTTCCCTACTCAAACACTTATCAGCTGATCGTGGAATCATGGAAATTGCTGGTATCAAGACAGCTATTAAAAAAGGTACGATTTAA
- a CDS encoding DUF1003 domain-containing protein, with translation MAIKKNQICAICGNRFTITEGLFLRDLSDLLKEQVIHTNSYAKESSFICLKDLQKLRISKMQDVIDNDLKIDHEMSDKLKKELAKETYVIKNINDTVYGKRTRGQKLADAVAKFGGSWGFIIAFTVILIVWMTINVIHLFGVHFDPYPFILLNLFLSCVAAIQAPIIMMSQNRQAERDRFDSENDYKTNTKSEMEIRILHEKIDQLNEVQWPHILDIQKMQIEVLSEIENEIQSLKAENQPKKERNTRHPSRN, from the coding sequence ATGGCAATTAAAAAGAATCAAATCTGTGCAATTTGTGGCAATCGTTTCACTATCACGGAGGGTCTCTTTTTAAGAGATCTCAGCGATTTATTAAAAGAACAAGTTATTCATACTAACAGCTACGCCAAGGAATCATCATTCATTTGTCTAAAGGATCTACAGAAATTACGTATTTCTAAGATGCAAGATGTCATCGATAACGACTTAAAAATCGATCATGAGATGAGTGACAAACTAAAAAAAGAACTAGCCAAAGAGACTTATGTCATCAAAAACATTAACGATACTGTTTACGGCAAACGGACTAGAGGACAAAAACTAGCCGATGCCGTAGCCAAGTTTGGTGGTAGTTGGGGCTTTATCATCGCCTTTACCGTCATTTTAATAGTTTGGATGACCATCAATGTTATTCATCTCTTCGGAGTTCACTTTGACCCCTATCCATTTATTTTATTAAACCTATTCTTGAGTTGCGTAGCGGCTATTCAAGCACCAATCATTATGATGAGCCAAAATCGTCAAGCTGAACGTGACCGTTTTGATTCTGAAAATGACTACAAAACTAATACCAAATCAGAGATGGAAATCCGTATTCTTCACGAAAAAATCGACCAGTTAAACGAAGTTCAATGGCCTCATATTCTAGACATTCAAAAGATGCAAATCGAAGTTCTCAGTGAAATCGAAAATGAGATTCAATCGCTTAAAGCTGAAAATCAACCAAAGAAAGAACGCAATACTAGACATCCTAGTCGAAACTAA
- a CDS encoding ammonium transporter: MNVVFMILSTMLVWIMVPGIAVFYSGFVPHKDVTRILFDSFLMFGLAGLLWIAIGFSASFEGNNLGVIGNFSHLFLRGIDLSSTFGQTGLPTSVYLLFQMMFAILTPALFLGAMASRVKIRFVILFVILWSLLIYYPLAHIVWSSSGFLAKLGVLDFAGGTVIHIDAGITALILAITLRGPYQYNQQTKGNPLWILMGTVLLWLGWYGFNAGSALKVNFLAINAFFTTTVAACSALITWIFLEEMYKGKVTLSGICTGSICGLVGITPGTGYVTVLGSFLIGIISAISSFYFMNFLKYQLHLNDYLDIFGCHGVSGIVGSICVGLFATKSVNENVVTNGLFYGGGFKLLGLQLFGVIFTIAFVSVLGGVIVTVLKKALKDDIGIRPEIKLA; the protein is encoded by the coding sequence ATGAATGTAGTATTTATGATACTTTCAACCATGTTAGTTTGGATAATGGTACCTGGCATTGCTGTTTTTTACAGTGGCTTCGTACCGCATAAAGATGTGACACGGATTTTGTTCGACAGTTTCTTGATGTTTGGATTAGCAGGACTGTTGTGGATTGCAATTGGTTTTTCAGCTTCATTTGAAGGAAATAATTTGGGAGTAATTGGAAATTTCAGTCATCTCTTTTTAAGAGGAATAGACTTATCGTCTACTTTTGGTCAAACTGGATTACCAACATCGGTCTATCTTCTTTTTCAAATGATGTTTGCGATTTTAACGCCAGCACTATTCTTAGGTGCCATGGCTAGTCGGGTAAAAATTAGATTTGTGATTCTCTTCGTTATATTGTGGTCGCTTTTAATTTATTATCCGTTGGCTCATATTGTTTGGTCGAGTAGCGGATTTTTGGCCAAATTAGGCGTATTGGATTTTGCTGGAGGAACGGTCATTCACATCGATGCTGGAATTACAGCGCTGATCTTGGCAATCACTTTACGTGGACCTTATCAATATAATCAACAGACTAAGGGAAATCCCTTATGGATCTTGATGGGAACCGTACTTTTGTGGCTTGGCTGGTATGGATTCAATGCTGGCAGTGCTTTAAAAGTTAATTTCTTAGCCATCAATGCGTTTTTCACAACTACAGTTGCAGCTTGCAGCGCTTTAATTACGTGGATCTTTTTGGAAGAGATGTACAAAGGCAAAGTAACTTTGAGTGGCATTTGTACGGGTAGTATTTGTGGACTAGTGGGAATTACTCCTGGTACTGGGTATGTAACGGTTTTAGGATCGTTTTTAATTGGAATAATTTCTGCTATCAGTAGCTTTTACTTTATGAATTTCTTGAAGTATCAATTGCATCTGAACGATTATCTAGATATCTTTGGATGCCATGGTGTCAGTGGGATAGTTGGTTCAATTTGTGTTGGTTTGTTCGCAACTAAATCAGTTAATGAAAATGTCGTTACGAATGGTTTATTTTATGGTGGCGGCTTTAAATTATTAGGATTGCAATTGTTCGGCGTTATATTTACAATTGCCTTCGTATCAGTTTTGGGTGGAGTGATTGTAACGGTGCTGAAAAAAGCTTTGAAAGATGATATCGGGATCAGACCAGAAATTAAATTAGCTTAA
- a CDS encoding KUP/HAK/KT family potassium transporter, with product MEKRMSSLSALGMLITLGIVYGDIGTSPLYVMNAIINDAGTMADTKPEYILGSVSLIFWTLMLITTLKYVLIAMKADNNNEGGIFALYALVKTKKWLIIPALIGGSALLADGTLTPAVTVTSAMEGVKGQQFGNFIFSNKQSTVLVIVTIILLTIFIIQKFGTEKIGRSFGPIMLIWFSFIGLAGLFNLLGNLNVLKALSPVYAIKVLFSPVNKAGIFILGSVFLATTGAEALYSDMGQVGKHNIYATWPFVYAMLMLNYLGQAAWIIANFQNKQYNHISGINPFYEMLPGDFKIFAIIIATLAAIIASQALITGSYTLVQEAIGLKILPRLKVKFPGKVQSQLYIESVNWLLCAITISIVWGFGTSEHMEAAYGLAITLTMLMTTLLLHQFLIMKKHPLGANVFLVVFFAIEGLFLISSLVKFVHGGYVTVIITMAILAIMVIWYFGNKRRDAHMAESENVNLLDFIPQLEKLSQDSSIPTYATNLVYMTKLGKDYSIKRSIIYSILDQDPKRAKVYWFITVNQTAAPYECNYSVDMMNTRNVVNVTLNLGFKKSQHVNIYIRQIINSLLDKNIIDQQAPTYSMMPNRRVGSFKFVIQNQQFQDLGAQVYMSSLDRMLIGGRLLLQNITVPPALWYGLEFSDVVEEKVPLFLGNHTDQYLTEKEIRHNVK from the coding sequence ATGGAAAAAAGAATGTCATCACTGTCTGCCTTGGGTATGTTGATTACTCTAGGTATCGTTTATGGCGATATTGGTACTTCGCCACTATACGTTATGAATGCCATTATCAATGACGCCGGCACGATGGCTGATACCAAACCCGAATACATTTTGGGTAGCGTTTCATTGATATTTTGGACATTGATGTTAATTACCACATTAAAATACGTCTTAATTGCTATGAAAGCTGACAACAATAATGAAGGTGGAATCTTCGCTCTTTACGCTTTAGTCAAAACCAAAAAATGGCTGATCATTCCCGCTTTGATCGGTGGTTCCGCACTACTTGCCGATGGAACTTTAACACCAGCCGTTACTGTTACTTCAGCTATGGAAGGTGTCAAAGGACAACAATTTGGCAATTTCATTTTCTCTAACAAACAGTCGACCGTTTTAGTCATCGTAACGATAATTTTGTTAACGATTTTTATCATTCAAAAATTCGGTACTGAAAAAATAGGTCGTTCATTTGGTCCCATCATGCTTATCTGGTTCAGTTTTATCGGATTAGCTGGTCTATTTAATTTGTTAGGTAATTTGAATGTCCTCAAAGCTCTTTCACCGGTCTATGCTATTAAAGTTTTGTTCAGTCCCGTCAATAAAGCGGGTATTTTTATCCTTGGCAGTGTCTTCTTGGCTACGACTGGTGCTGAAGCTTTGTACTCCGATATGGGACAAGTCGGCAAGCACAATATTTATGCTACTTGGCCTTTCGTTTACGCAATGTTGATGCTGAATTATCTAGGACAAGCAGCCTGGATAATCGCGAATTTTCAAAACAAGCAGTACAACCATATTTCTGGAATCAATCCGTTCTACGAAATGTTGCCTGGCGACTTCAAAATTTTTGCCATTATCATCGCTACTTTAGCCGCTATCATTGCCTCTCAAGCTTTGATAACCGGTTCTTACACTTTAGTTCAAGAAGCTATCGGTTTGAAAATATTACCTCGTCTCAAAGTTAAATTCCCCGGTAAAGTTCAAAGTCAGCTCTATATTGAATCAGTTAACTGGTTGCTTTGTGCCATTACTATCAGTATCGTTTGGGGCTTTGGCACATCAGAGCACATGGAAGCAGCTTACGGATTAGCAATCACTTTGACAATGCTAATGACGACTTTACTCTTGCATCAATTCTTAATTATGAAAAAACACCCTCTCGGTGCTAATGTCTTCTTAGTCGTTTTCTTTGCGATTGAAGGATTATTCCTAATCTCCAGTTTGGTCAAATTCGTCCATGGAGGATACGTTACAGTAATCATAACGATGGCAATCTTAGCAATCATGGTCATCTGGTACTTCGGAAATAAGCGCCGTGATGCTCATATGGCTGAAAGCGAAAACGTCAATCTACTCGACTTCATCCCTCAATTGGAAAAGCTCAGTCAAGATTCTTCAATCCCAACTTATGCCACGAACCTCGTTTATATGACAAAATTGGGCAAGGATTATTCCATCAAACGTTCGATTATTTATTCAATCTTAGATCAAGACCCCAAACGGGCCAAAGTCTACTGGTTCATTACTGTCAATCAAACCGCTGCCCCTTACGAGTGCAACTATTCAGTTGATATGATGAATACGAGAAATGTCGTCAACGTTACCTTGAATCTTGGTTTCAAGAAGTCGCAACACGTCAATATTTACATTCGCCAAATCATTAACAGTCTCTTGGACAAAAATATCATCGACCAACAAGCACCAACTTACTCAATGATGCCTAATCGTCGCGTTGGTTCTTTTAAATTCGTTATTCAAAATCAACAATTCCAAGACCTTGGCGCGCAAGTCTATATGAGTAGTCTCGACAGAATGCTGATTGGTGGTCGACTCCTACTTCAAAACATCACAGTTCCTCCTGCCCTTTGGTATGGTTTGGAATTCAGTGACGTGGTTGAAGAAAAAGTCCCACTATTCTTAGGCAATCACACCGACCAATACTTAACTGAAAAAGAGATCCGTCATAACGTCAAATAA
- a CDS encoding cysteine hydrolase family protein — translation MSTHQALLIIDYTNDFVADDGALTCKEPGQAIESKIFDLAERMYQNDDFVWFPTDVHKPNDPYHPETKLFPPHNVRGTWGRELYGGLKDWYNEHNDGEQVKLFDKTRYSAFAGTDLDIRLRERKVDTLHLVGVCTDICVLHTAVDAYNLNYNIIVHENAVASFNQAGHEWALGHFKASLGAQVL, via the coding sequence ATGTCTACACATCAAGCATTACTAATTATCGACTATACGAATGATTTTGTAGCTGATGATGGGGCTTTGACTTGTAAAGAGCCAGGTCAGGCAATTGAATCCAAGATCTTCGATTTAGCAGAAAGAATGTATCAAAATGATGATTTCGTCTGGTTTCCAACCGATGTTCATAAACCAAATGACCCATATCATCCAGAAACGAAGCTTTTCCCACCTCATAACGTTCGTGGAACTTGGGGTCGAGAATTATACGGTGGCTTAAAAGATTGGTATAACGAGCATAACGATGGCGAACAAGTTAAATTATTCGATAAGACTCGTTATAGCGCCTTCGCCGGAACTGATCTAGACATTAGATTACGTGAAAGAAAAGTTGATACGTTGCATCTAGTCGGCGTTTGTACCGATATTTGCGTTCTACATACGGCAGTTGACGCCTATAATTTAAACTACAATATTATCGTCCATGAAAATGCTGTAGCGTCATTTAATCAAGCTGGACACGAGTGGGCTTTGGGACATTTCAAAGCTAGCTTAGGCGCTCAAGTATTATAA
- a CDS encoding alpha/beta fold hydrolase has translation MEKILSTSEGSVNTNLIRGINTKSIIVLVPGIGGSLEYFNSIIPYLKDKYTVVALDLLGQGKSTKAKNDHYTVDAEAWNMLEAIARLKITDKLVIFGYGFGGLVAVNMAELRGFTISKLILLNTPANDKYADMDAHSSVASIPLLGKLAKSPVKSALYFDKDFDRSSLDNPKVVDEAANLVDHKTAKFLQKMPMDYLEEKALNKRLRAIEIPTLAMFGEGDQILTENGIKDAKASIGRVPDLQIEDIKGAGHLAMMEKPQEIAQKIITFDETTTKKKEEEESKNDAD, from the coding sequence TTGGAAAAAATATTATCTACATCTGAGGGCAGTGTAAACACAAATCTAATCAGAGGTATCAATACTAAGAGTATTATCGTTCTAGTACCTGGTATTGGTGGCTCTCTTGAGTACTTCAACTCAATTATCCCCTATCTAAAAGACAAATATACCGTTGTAGCGCTTGATCTCTTAGGTCAAGGCAAGTCAACTAAGGCCAAAAACGATCATTATACAGTCGATGCAGAGGCTTGGAATATGCTCGAAGCAATTGCTAGATTGAAGATCACAGACAAGTTGGTCATCTTTGGCTACGGCTTCGGTGGTCTAGTAGCTGTTAACATGGCAGAATTGCGTGGATTTACGATTTCTAAGTTAATCCTATTGAATACACCTGCTAACGACAAATACGCTGACATGGACGCTCATTCATCCGTAGCAAGTATTCCGCTATTAGGCAAATTAGCTAAGTCACCAGTTAAATCTGCTTTGTATTTTGACAAAGACTTTGACCGTAGTAGCTTAGATAATCCTAAAGTAGTTGATGAAGCAGCCAACTTAGTCGATCACAAGACGGCTAAATTCTTGCAAAAGATGCCAATGGACTATTTGGAAGAAAAGGCTTTGAATAAGCGTTTGCGTGCTATTGAAATTCCAACTTTAGCTATGTTTGGTGAAGGGGACCAAATCTTAACTGAAAATGGTATCAAAGATGCTAAGGCTTCAATCGGTCGAGTACCTGATTTACAAATTGAAGATATCAAGGGTGCCGGTCATTTGGCTATGATGGAAAAACCTCAAGAAATTGCCCAAAAGATTATCACATTCGATGAAACAACAACTAAGAAAAAAGAAGAAGAAGAAAGCAAGAACGATGCTGATTAA
- the nagB gene encoding glucosamine-6-phosphate deaminase, giving the protein MNIIKVKDQQMGGKEAFNLVKADIENGAKVLGLATGSSPITLYNEMTSSDIDFSNMTSVNLDEYVGLEADNEQSYHYFMNEHLFSKKPFKNSYVPDGSNPDAEAATKAYDKIIEDNPIDLQILGIGRNGHIGFNEPGSPFDGKTRKVGLTESTIEANTRFFDDEKDVPRFAYSMGIGSIMKAKKIVLLAYGENKADAIAATVDGPVTEDCPASALQNHPDVTIIVDEAAASKLK; this is encoded by the coding sequence ATGAACATAATTAAAGTTAAAGATCAACAAATGGGTGGAAAAGAAGCTTTCAACCTAGTTAAAGCTGATATTGAAAATGGTGCTAAAGTTTTGGGACTAGCAACAGGTAGTAGCCCAATTACACTTTACAACGAAATGACAAGCAGTGACATCGATTTTTCAAATATGACATCTGTTAACTTGGATGAATATGTTGGTCTTGAAGCTGATAACGAACAAAGTTACCACTACTTCATGAATGAACACCTATTCAGCAAGAAACCTTTTAAGAATTCATATGTTCCTGATGGTTCAAATCCTGACGCAGAAGCTGCTACAAAAGCTTACGACAAGATCATTGAAGACAACCCTATTGATCTTCAAATTCTTGGTATCGGTAGAAATGGTCACATCGGCTTCAACGAACCAGGTTCACCATTTGATGGCAAGACTAGAAAAGTTGGTTTGACAGAATCAACAATCGAAGCTAACACTCGTTTCTTTGACGACGAAAAAGACGTTCCACGTTTTGCTTACTCAATGGGTATCGGTTCAATCATGAAAGCTAAGAAGATCGTTCTTCTAGCTTACGGCGAAAACAAAGCTGATGCTATTGCTGCAACTGTTGACGGTCCTGTTACTGAAGACTGCCCAGCAAGTGCTTTACAAAACCACCCAGATGTAACAATCATCGTTGATGAAGCTGCTGCATCAAAATTAAAATAA
- a CDS encoding 1-deoxy-D-xylulose-5-phosphate synthase, giving the protein MDTPILNTISEPADLKKLSLEQLTQLATEIRYVLLNKVSQTGGHVGPNLAVIELTIAFHTIFNSPTDKVVWDVSHQSYTHKILTGRKQAWLDKDHFDDVSGYTEPEESPHDFFNVGHTSTSIALATGMASARDLQGKTGNVMAVIGDGSLSGGLALEGLNIASTLKSNLIILINDNGMAIAENHGGLYEGLKELRETNGQSSHNIFKAMGFDYRYVEKGNDLETMLSVFKEVKDIDHPIVLHVHTEKGHGYQPAIDHKEAFHWHVPFDLATGKTLHPVTGETYTDVIHDQLEKEFSVGTPITAITAAIPGMYDLKRFGKKHPKNYFDVGIAEQESITLAAGQAKMGLRPIAFESGTFLQRAYDQLSHDLGINKLPVTIMVSGGSISAGDPTHQGIFDLAMLSNIPGLTYLAPTTKEELQAMMHYALHQNDGPVAIRVPSNDVHSAPLTNFEAHKMNVLHKGHKVAILGVGSLLPLAEEIQQQLDFDVTVIDPRDVSELDEETLTDLEKDHQLVVTLEEASLSGGFGEKVSRFYGNTKMRTLNFGAAKRFNDRETTSELWHEFKLTPEQIVTEIKANL; this is encoded by the coding sequence ATGGATACACCAATTTTAAATACAATCAGTGAACCAGCTGATTTAAAAAAACTATCACTTGAACAACTAACACAACTAGCAACTGAAATACGTTACGTACTGTTAAATAAAGTTAGTCAAACTGGCGGACACGTTGGACCAAACTTAGCTGTGATTGAATTGACAATAGCTTTTCATACGATTTTTAATTCACCAACAGATAAAGTCGTCTGGGATGTTTCGCACCAATCGTATACGCATAAAATTTTGACGGGTAGAAAACAAGCTTGGCTTGATAAAGACCATTTCGATGATGTCAGCGGCTATACTGAACCGGAGGAAAGTCCCCACGATTTCTTCAATGTAGGTCACACTTCGACTTCAATCGCTTTAGCAACTGGTATGGCTAGTGCTAGAGACCTTCAAGGTAAAACTGGTAACGTTATGGCGGTGATTGGTGACGGATCATTGTCTGGTGGCTTAGCTTTGGAAGGGTTGAATATTGCTTCCACATTGAAGTCTAATTTGATAATTTTAATCAATGATAATGGCATGGCAATTGCTGAAAATCACGGTGGTCTTTATGAAGGACTCAAAGAATTGCGTGAAACTAATGGTCAAAGTTCGCATAATATCTTCAAAGCCATGGGATTTGACTATCGTTACGTTGAAAAAGGTAATGACTTGGAAACAATGTTAAGCGTATTTAAAGAAGTTAAGGATATTGATCATCCAATCGTCCTACACGTCCACACAGAAAAGGGACATGGCTATCAACCAGCTATCGATCACAAAGAAGCCTTTCACTGGCATGTACCATTTGACTTAGCTACCGGAAAAACTCTCCATCCAGTAACGGGTGAAACATACACTGATGTAATTCATGACCAACTTGAAAAAGAATTTTCGGTAGGCACACCAATTACTGCTATTACAGCGGCAATTCCTGGGATGTATGATTTAAAACGTTTTGGCAAAAAACATCCTAAGAATTATTTTGATGTCGGCATTGCTGAGCAAGAATCAATTACTTTGGCTGCTGGTCAAGCAAAGATGGGATTACGTCCAATTGCCTTTGAATCAGGAACATTCTTGCAAAGAGCTTACGATCAATTATCACATGATTTAGGTATCAACAAATTGCCAGTTACGATCATGGTTTCTGGGGGAAGTATCAGTGCTGGAGACCCAACTCATCAAGGAATCTTTGATTTGGCGATGTTGAGTAATATCCCAGGATTGACTTATCTAGCTCCAACGACTAAAGAAGAATTGCAGGCTATGATGCATTATGCTTTGCATCAAAATGATGGTCCAGTTGCTATCAGGGTTCCAAGCAATGACGTTCATTCAGCACCATTGACTAATTTTGAAGCTCACAAGATGAATGTTTTACATAAGGGGCACAAGGTCGCAATTTTAGGTGTCGGCAGTTTATTGCCTTTGGCTGAAGAAATTCAACAGCAACTCGATTTTGACGTTACGGTAATTGACCCACGAGATGTTTCAGAATTAGACGAAGAGACTTTGACCGACTTAGAAAAAGATCATCAACTAGTAGTTACTCTAGAAGAAGCTAGTTTGAGCGGTGGTTTTGGTGAAAAAGTCAGTCGTTTCTACGGCAATACTAAGATGCGCACATTGAACTTTGGTGCAGCTAAACGATTTAACGATCGTGAAACTACGTCTGAGCTGTGGCATGAATTCAAATTGACACCAGAACAAATCGTTACAGAAATCAAAGCTAACTTATAG
- a CDS encoding amino acid permease, with protein MKEKLFKKADYKQFVAGDAQFEKVLTRNNLISMGIGAIIGTGIFILPGIVAYGTAGPGITISFVLAAIVCILTAMCFAELSSTFPVAGSTYSYGSIIFGQFPGWLIGWALCLEYILGVSAVSSGFSAYFVSLFNSFGIILPKGLVGPFDPSRGSFINLPAIIVLLLIYALLRRGIQASTKMNTVMVFVKIAVVLTFIGVGIFYIKPANYHPYFPMGGFGVVKGAALVFFAYLGFDVIPSSAPEVKNPQKNIPISIMVSLAICAFLYVLLSFVLTGMVNYKSLNYADPVVFALNYVKLGKLAFLITIGALAGMFTMMLNTVYGGSRLIYALGRDKMIPAAFGKIDKKAKMPILSLNTITILAVLLGGFVSLNELTSLVNIGTLVSFTFVASGIIKLRHRKDVPESEFKVPFYPWLPIISVILCVLLMTQVSINSWITFIGWFAIGVVVYFAYGYKKVN; from the coding sequence ATGAAAGAAAAATTATTTAAGAAAGCTGACTACAAACAATTCGTAGCCGGCGACGCTCAATTTGAAAAAGTCTTAACGCGGAACAATCTGATCTCCATGGGAATTGGAGCAATTATCGGGACGGGAATCTTCATTCTACCTGGTATCGTTGCCTATGGAACAGCCGGACCAGGAATTACGATTTCCTTTGTCTTGGCCGCAATCGTCTGTATTTTGACAGCGATGTGTTTTGCTGAATTATCTTCGACCTTTCCAGTAGCCGGTAGTACTTACTCATACGGCAGCATCATCTTCGGTCAATTTCCTGGCTGGTTGATTGGTTGGGCCCTATGTTTGGAATATATTTTAGGAGTATCGGCTGTTTCTTCAGGATTTTCGGCTTACTTTGTCAGTCTGTTCAACAGCTTCGGTATTATCCTACCTAAAGGGCTCGTCGGGCCATTTGATCCTAGTCGTGGTAGTTTTATTAACTTACCAGCAATAATCGTTCTACTCTTGATTTACGCCTTATTAAGACGTGGTATTCAAGCTTCTACTAAGATGAATACAGTTATGGTCTTCGTTAAAATTGCAGTTGTCTTAACTTTTATCGGCGTTGGAATTTTCTACATCAAACCTGCCAACTATCATCCCTACTTTCCAATGGGAGGTTTTGGCGTCGTTAAAGGGGCAGCTCTGGTCTTCTTCGCCTATTTAGGATTTGACGTTATTCCTTCCTCTGCACCTGAAGTTAAGAATCCTCAAAAGAATATTCCCATCAGTATTATGGTTTCATTAGCTATTTGTGCCTTTTTATATGTCCTTTTATCCTTTGTTTTAACAGGAATGGTCAATTACAAATCATTGAACTACGCTGATCCAGTGGTATTCGCTTTAAACTATGTCAAATTAGGTAAACTAGCCTTCTTGATTACGATTGGTGCTCTAGCAGGGATGTTTACTATGATGCTCAATACTGTCTATGGTGGTTCTCGTTTGATTTACGCTTTAGGTCGAGACAAAATGATTCCCGCTGCCTTTGGTAAAATCGACAAGAAAGCTAAGATGCCAATTTTGTCCCTCAATACGATTACCATTTTGGCTGTTTTGTTAGGTGGCTTCGTTTCACTGAATGAATTAACTAGTCTAGTCAACATCGGAACTTTGGTCTCCTTTACTTTCGTAGCTTCAGGTATCATCAAATTACGTCATCGTAAAGATGTTCCCGAAAGTGAATTCAAAGTGCCATTTTATCCTTGGCTACCAATTATTTCAGTCATTCTCTGTGTCTTACTAATGACCCAAGTCAGCATCAATTCTTGGATAACTTTTATCGGTTGGTTTGCAATTGGTGTAGTTGTCTACTTCGCTTACGGATACAAAAAAGTCAATTAA